Below is a genomic region from Brassica oleracea var. oleracea cultivar TO1000 chromosome C9, BOL, whole genome shotgun sequence.
TCGATAACATTCTGGTAATAAATATTTTTCCTAGTGACTAAAATACCCTCATGGGGGCAAATCAGTAATATTGAGTTTCCAGCACCAACCCCTCTTCTTGTCGCAAAGACAAAAAGGAAGCTCACGATCAATTCTGTTCGGCTCTTCCTCCTTGTTCTCGCCACGCACTTCCTGTCTTCTCCTCACAGTACAATCTCTGTCTTAAAAAACACTTTATTCATCGATCCCTCTCTCTCATCAATTCTCCTCCGATCATCTTTCCCCGGCTGTCCAATCCAATTCCGGTCAGTTTTTGCTAATTGATTTGATTTAATTCAATCTCGATTCGATTTAATTCCTTTATTACCTTTATGTTTCTAATGTGTGAATTGAGTTTGATTATTATATATCTCAAAGCTTCGTTCTTTATCGTTTATTGAATCTATCTAAACGCCGTTTTGTGAACGCAATCGTTTCTTTTTTCTTTTTGTCATAAGTCTCAGAAAGCAATGAACGAGTGTGTGGTTGCTTCTCTCAATGGTTCCAACAAAGTGGGAGTGTCACCACCACCACAGCCTCAAGGGAAAGGAAGAAAGAACAAGAGAAAGTTAGCTGACTCTCCTCAACCTCTCACTGATTCCTTAACTGAGTTCCCTCCATATGAGTTAGTACATTCATTAAAATTTCAAACTCCTTTGTCTGAAGAGTCTGAATCCCTAGGATGGGATGATCCGTTTGCTTGTTACCTCGAAGAGCTCTTAACATCGAACCTGATGGCTCTCTTCCGTAACGCAATGGATCAGATCGTGGCTTGTGGGTACAGAGAGGACGTTGTCCTCAAAGCTATCTCAGGGAGCAGACTCTACTGCGGAGGGAATGATCTTGTTTCCAACATTGTGAACGACACGTTGAGTTTCTTGAAGAGTGGGAAGAAAGTTTCTGGTTTGAGAGACTGTTTGTTTGAGGATCTGCAGCAGCTCGTCGCGTATACGCTGGTAGAGAAGATAAGCCTTGTTAAAGAAGTTAGGCCGTCTGTTTCGACGGTCGAAGCCATGTGGAGGCTGTTGATGTGCGACTTGAATGTTTTCCAAGCGTTTGAGATGGAAGGAGATGGCATTGTGGAGTGCAATCCTACAAAGTACAGTGAGCCTGTCGTCAAATTTGGGAACTTCAAGAACTGTAATGGTTCTTCTAGTGAAGTCGCTAAAAGAAAAACCTTAGCTTCTTCTTCTTCTTCTGTTGCTGCTGCTTCCGGTGAGAAATTAGTGTCCGGTCGAAAAGGCCGGACCAAGAAAGAAGTGGCCATGATGCGGCAAAAATCATGTGTGGATAAGATCAGAACTTACAGCAAAGGGAGTGGTTATAAGACTGCAAAGTATCCGTCGGTCGGCGGCTTTCTTGTTGAGAAGAGAGGCAAATCACCATCAAAGATAGCATCAGAGGTTGTGAAAGATCCTCCAGCATTAGATGGGAGTGGATATTTTACTGCCTTACCTGCTGTTAACGCTCCACCAGCACCGTTACCTTCTTGTTCTGAGCCAGCGCCGGATTACTACATTGGGATCCCTTATGATGCATCTCTGGGGATATACATTCCCCGGAACAAAAGAGATGAGTTGGTTTTAAAGCTAGCTCCCAGGATGAAAGATCTGGAGACTGAGCTTCAGGTGTGGACTGACTGGGCCAATCAGAAAGTAAAGCAGGCGACTAGCAGACTTCTCAAGGACCAGCCTGAGCTCAAGGCGCTGAGGAAAGAGAAAGAAGAGGCGGAGGAGTTGAGAAAAGAGAGGCAAATATTAGAAGAGAACAATACGAAGAGGCGGTCCGAAATGGAGTTTGCGTTGAGTAAAATGACTAGACAGCTGGAGAAAGCGAACAACGCGGTTCGCAGGCTCGAGATGGAACAGTCTCTGTTGAGGAAAGAGAGGGAAGCTGCTAACTTAAGAGCTGCTGAGGCTGCTGTGAACTATAAAGAAGCTAAGGAGAGAGTGCAAAGGACGTTGAAGAGTAGTCAGTCATGGGAAGGGCAGAAGGCTTTGTTGCAGGAAGAGGTTAAGAGTCAAAGGGACAAGGTGGCAGAGCTACAGCAAGAAGTTGCCAAGGCGAAAAATCGCCAAAACCAAATTGAGGTTAGACAAAAAGCCTTTTGCAAAGATTAGGGCTTCTTGTTTGATTACTGATCATAATCCTTCAACAGAGAAGGTATCTTTTGGTTCTTTGCATCAAGATGTGTTGATTAGAAGTGGTCGGTATGTGAAAGATTGTAGTGTTAAGTGCAGTCCAGGGCCGGATCTGGGCACAGACCAATGAAACATTGGCCTTGTCCACAAAATTTTTGAAGGTTTTTTACATTTTTTATAGGCTCTAAATTACGAGAATTTTTTATTTATTTATTTAAATTTTTTGGAAATGTTTTTAAGCCTCCAAAATCTCAGATCCGGTCCTGAGTGCAGAAGATATAATGAAAGATAACTAATGAAACAGTTTGCAGGCTACTTGGAAACAAGAAAAGGCAGCGAAGGAGAAACTTGCTGCTCAAGCGACTGCACTAAAGGAAGAGAGAGTGAAACTGGAGGAACTTGGAAAAGCAGAAGAAGAGAGAATCAAAACAAAAGCTGAGAACGACGTGAGATACTACACCGAGAACATCAAGAGACTGGAGAGTGAGATCTCAAAGCTGAAACTCAAATCAGATTGTTTGAAGATAGCTGCGTTGAAGAAAGGTATTGATGGAAGCAATGATATGACTCATACCACCACTACTACAAAGGCAAGTCTGATTTGGGAGAACAATCATAGGACAGAGGGGAAGATCAAAAGGGAGAGGGAATGTGTGATGTGTTTGTCTGAAGAGATGAGTGTGATTTTCTTGCCTTGTGCTCATCAGGTTCTTTGCTCTAAATGCAACCAGCTTCATGAGAAGGAAGCCATGGATGATTGTCCGTCTTGTCGGGCCAAGATCCAGAGGAGGATCCAGGCTCGTTTTGCTCGCGGGTAAAGCTTTTTATCCGCTTACGTGTTTTCGAACCATGATGGCAATGAAGGTTTTGCTTTGGTTGTTTTCTCTTTGAACTGCTCTTATTACATCAGTTACGTCTAAATTATACACATCTTGTAAAGGGTGACTT
It encodes:
- the LOC106318741 gene encoding putative E3 ubiquitin-protein ligase RF298 isoform X1, yielding MNECVVASLNGSNKVGVSPPPQPQGKGRKNKRKLADSPQPLTDSLTEFPPYELVHSLKFQTPLSEESESLGWDDPFACYLEELLTSNLMALFRNAMDQIVACGYREDVVLKAISGSRLYCGGNDLVSNIVNDTLSFLKSGKKVSGLRDCLFEDLQQLVAYTLVEKISLVKEVRPSVSTVEAMWRLLMCDLNVFQAFEMEGDGIVECNPTKYSEPVVKFGNFKNCNGSSSEVAKRKTLASSSSSVAAASGEKLVSGRKGRTKKEVAMMRQKSCVDKIRTYSKGSGYKTAKYPSVGGFLVEKRGKSPSKIASEVVKDPPALDGSGYFTALPAVNAPPAPLPSCSEPAPDYYIGIPYDASLGIYIPRNKRDELVLKLAPRMKDLETELQVWTDWANQKVKQATSRLLKDQPELKALRKEKEEAEELRKERQILEENNTKRRSEMEFALSKMTRQLEKANNAVRRLEMEQSLLRKEREAANLRAAEAAVNYKEAKERVQRTLKSSQSWEGQKALLQEEVKSQRDKVAELQQEVAKAKNRQNQIEATWKQEKAAKEKLAAQATALKEERVKLEELGKAEEERIKTKAENDVRYYTENIKRLESEISKLKLKSDCLKIAALKKGIDGSNDMTHTTTTTKASLIWENNHRTEGKIKRERECVMCLSEEMSVIFLPCAHQVLCSKCNQLHEKEAMDDCPSCRAKIQRRIQARFARG
- the LOC106318741 gene encoding putative E3 ubiquitin-protein ligase RF298 isoform X2 — translated: MNECVVASLNGSNKVGVSPPPQPQGKGRKNKRKLADSPQPLTDSLTEFPPYELVHSLKFQTPLSEESESLGWDDPFACYLEELLTSNLMALFRNAMDQIVACGYREDVVLKAISGSRLYCGGNDLVSNIVNDTLSFLKSGKKVSGLRDCLFEDLQQLVAYTLVEKISLVKEVRPSVSTVEAMWRLLMCDLNVFQAFEMEGDGIVECNPTKYSEPVVKFGNFKNCNGSSSEVAKRKTLASSSSSVAAASGEKLVSGRKGRTKKEVAMMRQKSCVDKIRTYSKGSGYKTAKYPSVGGFLVEKRGKSPSKIASEVVKDPPALDGSGYFTALPAVNAPPAPLPSCSEPAPDYYIGIPYDASLGIYIPRNKRDELVLKLAPRMKDLETELQVWTDWANQKVKQATSRLLKDQPELKALRKEKEEAEELRKERQILEENNTKRRSEMEFALSKMTRQLEKANNAVRRLEMEQSLLRKEREAANLRAAEAAVNYKEAKERVQRTLKSSQSWEGQKALLQEEVKSQRDKVAELQQEVAKAKNRQNQIEFAGYLETRKGSEGETCCSSDCTKGRESETGGTWKSRRRENQNKS